Proteins encoded within one genomic window of Bos mutus isolate GX-2022 chromosome 9, NWIPB_WYAK_1.1, whole genome shotgun sequence:
- the MICAL1 gene encoding F-actin-monooxygenase MICAL1 isoform X3 translates to MASTISTNPAHAHFESFLQAQLCQDVLSSFQGLCGALGVEPGGGLSQYHKVKAQLNYWNAKSLWAKLDKRASQPIYQQGRACTGTKCLVVGAGPCGLRAAVELAMLGARVVLVEKRTKFSRHNVLHLWPFTIHDLRALGAKKFYGRFCTGSLDHISIRQLQLLLLKVALLLGVEIHWGITFTGLQPPPKKGSGWRAQLQPSPPAQLAKYEFDVLISAAGGKFVPEGFTVREMRGKLAIGITANFVNGRTVEETQVPEISGVARIYNQSFFQSLLKATGIDLENIVYYKDDTHYFVMTAKKQCLLRLGVLHKDWPDTERLLGSANVVPEALQRFARAAADFATHGKLGKLEFARDARGRPDVSAFDFTSMMRAESSARVQERHGTRLLLGLVGDCLVEPFWPLGTGVARGFLAAFDAAWMVKRWAEGAGPLEVLAERESLYQLLSQTSPENMHRNVAQYGLDPTTRYPNLNLRAVTPSQVRDLYDMEAKEPVQRMSDETDSGKAATGAVGSQEELLRWCQEQTAGYPGVHVTDLSSSWADGLALCALVHRLRPALLEPSELQGMGALEATSWALKMAEHELGITPVLSAQAMVAGSDPLGLIAYLSHFHSAFKSVPHNPGSVSQGSPGAASAVLFLGKLQRTLQRTRTQENGEDAGGKKPRLEVEAETPSTEEPPVPEPDEPMTPPSQQQDASAEDLCALCGQHLYILERHCADGRFFHRSCFRCHICEATLWPGGYRQHPGDGYLYCLQHLPQTGHEEDSSDRGPESQDLPMLSEDNTPSGPATPVDLHQETSPVPNPIQPTRRLIRLSSPERQRLSSLHLTPDPEMEPPPKPPRSCSTLAHQALEASFKGWGMPVQSPQVLEAMEMGEEERSSSSEEETEEEEDVPLDSDMEHFLRNLAKNSGTMNNYPTWRRTLLRRAKEEEMKRFCKAQAIQRRLNEIEAALRELEARGTELELALRSQSSSPEKQKALWVEQLLQLVQKKNSLVAEEAELMITVQELNLEEKQWQLDQELRTYMNREETLKTAADRQAEDQVLRKLLDVVNQRDALIRLQEERRLSELASEPGVQG, encoded by the exons ATGGCCTCAACCATCTCCACCAACCCAGCGCATGCCCACTTTGAGAGCTTCTTGCAGGCCCAGCTGTGCCAGGATGTGTTGAGCAGCTTTCAAGGGCTATGCGGGGCCCTgggggtggagcctggtggggggcTCTCCCAGTACCACAAGGTCAAGGCCCAGCTCAACTACTGGAATGCCAAGTCGCTGTGGGCCAAGCTGGACAAGAGAGCGAGCCAGCCCATCTACCAGCAGGGCCGGGCCTGCACCGGCACTAAG TGCCTGGTGGTGGGTGCGGGACCTTGCGGTCTGCGGGCTGCTGTGGAGCTGGCGATGCTGGGGGCCCGAGTGGTGCTGGTGGAAAAGCGCACCAAGTTCTCTCGCCACAACGTGCTCCACCTCTGGCCCTTCACCATCCACGACCTTCGGGCACTCGGCGCCAAGAAGTTCTATGGGCGCTTCTGCACAGGCTCCCTGGACCACATCA GCATCCGGCAACTGCAGCTCCTCTTGTTGAAAGTGGCATTACTGCTGGGGGTGGAAATCCACTGGGGCATCACTTTCACTGGCCTGCAGCCTCCTCCCAAAAAGG GGAGTGGTTGGCGTGCCCAGCTCcagcccagccccccagcccaaCTGGCCAAGTATGAATTTGATGTCCTCATCTCTGCAGCTGGAGGTAAATTCGTCCCTGAAG GCTTCACAGTGCGAGAAATGCGCGGCAAACTGGCAATTGGCATCACGGCTAACTTTGTGAACGGGCGCACCGTGGAAGAGACACAGGTGCCCGAGATCAGTGGTGTGGCCAGGATCTACAACCAGAGCTTcttccagagcctgctcaaagCTACAG GCATCGATCTGGAGAATATCGTGTACTACAAAGATGACACCCACTACTTTGTGATGACAGCCAAGAAGCAGTGCCTGCTACGGCTGGGAGTGCTGCATAAG GACTGGCCCGATACTGAACGGCTGCTGGGCAGCGCCAATGTGGTGCCCGAGGCTTTGCAGCGCTTTGCTCGGGCAGCTGCCGACTTCGCCACCCACGGCAAGCTTGGGAAGCTGGAGTTTGCCCGGGACGCCCGCGGGCGGCCGGACGTCTCTGCCTTTGACTTCACAAGTATGATGCGGGCAGAGAGCTCTGCTCGGGTGCAGGAGAGGCACGGCACCCGCCTGCTGCTGGGGCTGGTCGGGGACTGCCTGGTGGAG CCCTTCTGGCCCCTGGGCACTGGAGTGGCCCGGGGCTTCCTGGCAGCCTTTGATGCCGCCTGGATGGTGAAGCGGTGGGCAGAGGGCGCTGGGCCCCTAGAGGTGTTGGCAGAGAG AGAGAGCTTGTACCAGCTCCTGTCACAGACGTCCCCGGAGAACATGCACCGCAACGTGGCACAGTACGGGCTGGACCCCACCACCCGCTACCCCAACCTGAACCTCCGGGCTGTGACCCCCAGTCAG GTACGAGACCTGTACGACATGGAGGCCAAGGAGCCTGTGCAGAGGATGAGTGACGAGACAGACTCCGGAAAGGCAGCCACTG GGGCAGTGGGCTCCCAGGAGGAGCTGCTGCGCTGGTGCCAGGAGCAGACGGCTGGGTACCCAGGAGTCCATGTCACTGACCTGTCTTCCTCCTGGGCTGATGGGCTGGCTCTGTGTGCCCTGGTGCACCGGCTGCGGCCCGCCCTACT GGAACCCTCCGAGCTCCAGGGAATGGGGGCTCTGGAAGCTACTTCTTGGGCGCTGAAGATGGCAGAGCATGAGCTGGGCATCACACCAGTGTTGTCCGCACAGGCGATGGTGGCAGGGAGTGACCCACTTGGCCTCATTGCCTACCTCAGCCACTTCCATAGTGCCTTCAAGAGCGTACCACACAACCCAG GCTCGGTCAGCCAAGGCTCCCCAGGCGCTGCCAGCGCTGTACTATTCCTTGGCAAACTGCAGAGGACCCTGCAACGGACCCGGACTCAG GAAAATGGGGAGGATGCTGGTGGCAAGAAGCCTCGCCTGGAG GTAGAGGCTGAGACCCCAAGTACTGAGGAGCCACCTGTCCCAGAGCCTGATGAACCAATGACACCACCATCCCAGCAGCAGGAC GCCAGTGCTGAGGATCTGTGTGCACTTTGTGGGCAACACCTCTATATCCTGGAACGCCACTGTGCTGATGGCCGTTTCTTCCACCGGAGCTGCTTCCGCTGTCATATCTGTGAGGCCACATTATGGCCAGGTGGCTATAGGCAGCacccaggagatg GATATTTATACTGCCTCCAGCACCTGCCTCAGACAGGCCACGAAGAAGATAGCAGCGATAGAGGTCCTGAGAGTCAG GACCTTCCCATGCTGAGTGAGGATAACACGCCATCAGGCCCCGCAACTCCCGTGGACCTCCATCAAGAGACCAGTCCTGTCCCAAACCCCATCCAGCCCACCCGTCGATTGATTCGCCTCTCCAGCCCAGAACGCCAGCGTTTATCCTCCCTTCATCTCACCCCTGACCCGGAAATGGAGCCGCCACCCAAGCCCCCGCGAAGCTGCTCCACTTTGGCCCACCAAGCCCTGGAAGCAAGCTTCAAGGGCTGGGGAATGCCAGTCCAGAGCCCTCAAG TTCTTGAGGCCATGGAAATGGGGGAAGAAGAGAGGTCCTCCTCCagtgaagaggaaacagaggaagaggaagatgtgCCTTTGGACTCAGACATGGAACAT TTTCTGAGGAACTTGGCTAAGAACTCAGGCACCATGAACAATTATCCAACGTGGCGTCGGACTCTGCTGCGCCGGGCCaaggaggaggagatgaagcGGTTCTGCAAGGCTCAG GCCATCCAGAGGCGACTAAATGAGATCGAGGCTGCTCTAAGGGAGCTGGAGGCCAGGGGCACAGAGCTGGAGCTGGCTTTGAGGAGCCAAAGCA GTTCCCCTGAAAAGCAAAAGGCATTATGGGTGGAACAGCTGCTACAGCTCGTCCAGAAGAAAAACAGCCTAGTGGCCGAGGAGGCTGAGCTCATGATCAC AGTGCAGGAGCTGAACTTGGAGGAGAAACAGTGGCAGCTGGACCAAGAGCTGCGAACCTACATGAACCGGGAAG AAACCCTAAAGACAGCTGCCGATCGGCAGGCTGAGGACCAGGTCCTGAGGAAGCTACTGGATGTGGTGAACCAGCGAGATGCTCTCATCCGCCTCCAGGAGGAGCGCAGGCTCAGTGAGCTGGCCTCGGAGCCCGGGGTCCAGGGCTAG
- the MICAL1 gene encoding F-actin-monooxygenase MICAL1 isoform X5, with amino-acid sequence MASTISTNPAHAHFESFLQAQLCQDVLSSFQGLCGALGVEPGGGLSQYHKVKAQLNYWNAKSLWAKLDKRASQPIYQQGRACTGTKCLVVGAGPCGLRAAVELAMLGARVVLVEKRTKFSRHNVLHLWPFTIHDLRALGAKKFYGRFCTGSLDHISIRQLQLLLLKVALLLGVEIHWGITFTGLQPPPKKGSGWRAQLQPSPPAQLAKYEFDVLISAAGGKFVPEGFTVREMRGKLAIGITANFVNGRTVEETQVPEISGVARIYNQSFFQSLLKATGIDLENIVYYKDDTHYFVMTAKKQCLLRLGVLHKDWPDTERLLGSANVVPEALQRFARAAADFATHGKLGKLEFARDARGRPDVSAFDFTSMMRAESSARVQERHGTRLLLGLVGDCLVEPFWPLGTGVARGFLAAFDAAWMVKRWAEGAGPLEVLAERESLYQLLSQTSPENMHRNVAQYGLDPTTRYPNLNLRAVTPSQVRDLYDMEAKEPVQRMSDETDSGKAATGAVGSQEELLRWCQEQTAGYPGVHVTDLSSSWADGLALCALVHRLRPALLEPSELQGMGALEATSWALKMAEHELGITPVLSAQAMVAGSDPLGLIAYLSHFHSAFKSVPHNPGSVSQGSPGAASAVLFLGKLQRTLQRTRTQVEAETPSTEEPPVPEPDEPMTPPSQQQDASAEDLCALCGQHLYILERHCADGRFFHRSCFRCHICEATLWPGGYRQHPGDGYLYCLQHLPQTGHEEDSSDRGPESQDLPMLSEDNTPSGPATPVDLHQETSPVPNPIQPTRRLIRLSSPERQRLSSLHLTPDPEMEPPPKPPRSCSTLAHQALEASFKGWGMPVQSPQVLEAMEMGEEERSSSSEEETEEEEDVPLDSDMEHFLRNLAKNSGTMNNYPTWRRTLLRRAKEEEMKRFCKAQAIQRRLNEIEAALRELEARGTELELALRSQSSSPEKQKALWVEQLLQLVQKKNSLVAEEAELMITVQELNLEEKQWQLDQELRTYMNREETLKTAADRQAEDQVLRKLLDVVNQRDALIRLQEERRLSELASEPGVQG; translated from the exons ATGGCCTCAACCATCTCCACCAACCCAGCGCATGCCCACTTTGAGAGCTTCTTGCAGGCCCAGCTGTGCCAGGATGTGTTGAGCAGCTTTCAAGGGCTATGCGGGGCCCTgggggtggagcctggtggggggcTCTCCCAGTACCACAAGGTCAAGGCCCAGCTCAACTACTGGAATGCCAAGTCGCTGTGGGCCAAGCTGGACAAGAGAGCGAGCCAGCCCATCTACCAGCAGGGCCGGGCCTGCACCGGCACTAAG TGCCTGGTGGTGGGTGCGGGACCTTGCGGTCTGCGGGCTGCTGTGGAGCTGGCGATGCTGGGGGCCCGAGTGGTGCTGGTGGAAAAGCGCACCAAGTTCTCTCGCCACAACGTGCTCCACCTCTGGCCCTTCACCATCCACGACCTTCGGGCACTCGGCGCCAAGAAGTTCTATGGGCGCTTCTGCACAGGCTCCCTGGACCACATCA GCATCCGGCAACTGCAGCTCCTCTTGTTGAAAGTGGCATTACTGCTGGGGGTGGAAATCCACTGGGGCATCACTTTCACTGGCCTGCAGCCTCCTCCCAAAAAGG GGAGTGGTTGGCGTGCCCAGCTCcagcccagccccccagcccaaCTGGCCAAGTATGAATTTGATGTCCTCATCTCTGCAGCTGGAGGTAAATTCGTCCCTGAAG GCTTCACAGTGCGAGAAATGCGCGGCAAACTGGCAATTGGCATCACGGCTAACTTTGTGAACGGGCGCACCGTGGAAGAGACACAGGTGCCCGAGATCAGTGGTGTGGCCAGGATCTACAACCAGAGCTTcttccagagcctgctcaaagCTACAG GCATCGATCTGGAGAATATCGTGTACTACAAAGATGACACCCACTACTTTGTGATGACAGCCAAGAAGCAGTGCCTGCTACGGCTGGGAGTGCTGCATAAG GACTGGCCCGATACTGAACGGCTGCTGGGCAGCGCCAATGTGGTGCCCGAGGCTTTGCAGCGCTTTGCTCGGGCAGCTGCCGACTTCGCCACCCACGGCAAGCTTGGGAAGCTGGAGTTTGCCCGGGACGCCCGCGGGCGGCCGGACGTCTCTGCCTTTGACTTCACAAGTATGATGCGGGCAGAGAGCTCTGCTCGGGTGCAGGAGAGGCACGGCACCCGCCTGCTGCTGGGGCTGGTCGGGGACTGCCTGGTGGAG CCCTTCTGGCCCCTGGGCACTGGAGTGGCCCGGGGCTTCCTGGCAGCCTTTGATGCCGCCTGGATGGTGAAGCGGTGGGCAGAGGGCGCTGGGCCCCTAGAGGTGTTGGCAGAGAG AGAGAGCTTGTACCAGCTCCTGTCACAGACGTCCCCGGAGAACATGCACCGCAACGTGGCACAGTACGGGCTGGACCCCACCACCCGCTACCCCAACCTGAACCTCCGGGCTGTGACCCCCAGTCAG GTACGAGACCTGTACGACATGGAGGCCAAGGAGCCTGTGCAGAGGATGAGTGACGAGACAGACTCCGGAAAGGCAGCCACTG GGGCAGTGGGCTCCCAGGAGGAGCTGCTGCGCTGGTGCCAGGAGCAGACGGCTGGGTACCCAGGAGTCCATGTCACTGACCTGTCTTCCTCCTGGGCTGATGGGCTGGCTCTGTGTGCCCTGGTGCACCGGCTGCGGCCCGCCCTACT GGAACCCTCCGAGCTCCAGGGAATGGGGGCTCTGGAAGCTACTTCTTGGGCGCTGAAGATGGCAGAGCATGAGCTGGGCATCACACCAGTGTTGTCCGCACAGGCGATGGTGGCAGGGAGTGACCCACTTGGCCTCATTGCCTACCTCAGCCACTTCCATAGTGCCTTCAAGAGCGTACCACACAACCCAG GCTCGGTCAGCCAAGGCTCCCCAGGCGCTGCCAGCGCTGTACTATTCCTTGGCAAACTGCAGAGGACCCTGCAACGGACCCGGACTCAG GTAGAGGCTGAGACCCCAAGTACTGAGGAGCCACCTGTCCCAGAGCCTGATGAACCAATGACACCACCATCCCAGCAGCAGGAC GCCAGTGCTGAGGATCTGTGTGCACTTTGTGGGCAACACCTCTATATCCTGGAACGCCACTGTGCTGATGGCCGTTTCTTCCACCGGAGCTGCTTCCGCTGTCATATCTGTGAGGCCACATTATGGCCAGGTGGCTATAGGCAGCacccaggagatg GATATTTATACTGCCTCCAGCACCTGCCTCAGACAGGCCACGAAGAAGATAGCAGCGATAGAGGTCCTGAGAGTCAG GACCTTCCCATGCTGAGTGAGGATAACACGCCATCAGGCCCCGCAACTCCCGTGGACCTCCATCAAGAGACCAGTCCTGTCCCAAACCCCATCCAGCCCACCCGTCGATTGATTCGCCTCTCCAGCCCAGAACGCCAGCGTTTATCCTCCCTTCATCTCACCCCTGACCCGGAAATGGAGCCGCCACCCAAGCCCCCGCGAAGCTGCTCCACTTTGGCCCACCAAGCCCTGGAAGCAAGCTTCAAGGGCTGGGGAATGCCAGTCCAGAGCCCTCAAG TTCTTGAGGCCATGGAAATGGGGGAAGAAGAGAGGTCCTCCTCCagtgaagaggaaacagaggaagaggaagatgtgCCTTTGGACTCAGACATGGAACAT TTTCTGAGGAACTTGGCTAAGAACTCAGGCACCATGAACAATTATCCAACGTGGCGTCGGACTCTGCTGCGCCGGGCCaaggaggaggagatgaagcGGTTCTGCAAGGCTCAG GCCATCCAGAGGCGACTAAATGAGATCGAGGCTGCTCTAAGGGAGCTGGAGGCCAGGGGCACAGAGCTGGAGCTGGCTTTGAGGAGCCAAAGCA GTTCCCCTGAAAAGCAAAAGGCATTATGGGTGGAACAGCTGCTACAGCTCGTCCAGAAGAAAAACAGCCTAGTGGCCGAGGAGGCTGAGCTCATGATCAC AGTGCAGGAGCTGAACTTGGAGGAGAAACAGTGGCAGCTGGACCAAGAGCTGCGAACCTACATGAACCGGGAAG AAACCCTAAAGACAGCTGCCGATCGGCAGGCTGAGGACCAGGTCCTGAGGAAGCTACTGGATGTGGTGAACCAGCGAGATGCTCTCATCCGCCTCCAGGAGGAGCGCAGGCTCAGTGAGCTGGCCTCGGAGCCCGGGGTCCAGGGCTAG